In one window of Pseudochaenichthys georgianus chromosome 5, fPseGeo1.2, whole genome shotgun sequence DNA:
- the znf831 gene encoding zinc finger protein 831, which yields METGKPGLQSASVHISTEQREGRMDLHAPLTAVYIQAVPPAAPREPATLHVAMPPLYSKETLPFLTLHITGGLQGQPGLSLLAAAPAARPKSTGRHVCSHCGRDCMKPSVLEKHLRCHTGERPYPCSTCGVSFKTQSNLYKHKRTQAHARLWSESEQSSMSSLDSMSGSRETCTSSLSLDESSSMEQDATPADPNSPASTAKLFSVQTQGSVGMQNATTHAGQKSEGKECAKVTIKKQRTENEKPPVTASRHLPLQRQEATLFSKQWESSVCRGKSQSHESTDSGFSESGDHYPSPCSLLTDHSTESTTEHPADTSSTHTTSGPGQAEQEHTCMAREQKALEEHISKLISENTAVVEDKQLEHVRPRKSVLFQQGSIDLPMPYTYKDSFHFDMRISKAPHVGLHRHKKPNSYTSVPTQRPTTVGHAPLIRSHSLPFGVALRQPDRSSPTPCCQNDYVRSVRKESSGRTPTASVQPVSQHTPPHRPLVRQTAVDGNHATDALFTSSSVEEAGTGSLSCDGDGGDICGEPSSRKFRRKKAQKFAFNKWYMYGGGTFRKLYSADSTGGDDSVIKGRRCSTKRARAQNHILSLFSSFIITSSTGSAHFPIRLNRQHKQ from the exons ATGGAGACTGGCAAGCCAGGATTGCAGAGTGCTTCAGTGCACATCAGCACAGAGCAGAGAGAGGGAAGGATGGACCTCCATGCTCCGCTGACGGCGGTGTACATCCAAGCAGTGCCTCCTGCAGCTCCCCGAGAGCCAGCCACGCTGCACGTAGCCATGCCGCCGCTCTACTCCAAGGAGACACTTCCCTTTCTCACACTCCACATTACTGGAGGACTGCAGGGTCAGCCGGGGTTGAGTCTGCTCGCGGCTGCCCCTGCAGCCAGACCCAAGTCCACAGGAAGACATGTATGTTCTCACTGTGGACGGGACTGTATGAAGCCCAGCGTGCTGGAGAAGCATCTCCGCTGCCACACCGGGGAGCGGCCGTATCCCTGCTCCACCTGCGGAGTCTCTTTCAAAACTCAGAGCAACCTCTACAAACACAAGCGTACTCAGGCTCATGCGCGCCTCTGGTCTGAGTCAGAGCAGAGCAGCATGAGCAGTCTGGACAGCATGTCCGGCTCCAGGGAGACCTGCACCTCCAGCCTGTCTCTGGACGAGTCCAGCAGCATGGAACAGGATGCCACACCTGCTGACCCCAACAGCCCGGCCAGTACTGCAAAGCTCTTCTCTGTACAGACGCAGGGTTCTGTGGGGATGCAGAATGCCACGACCCATGCAGGTCAGAAGTCAGAAGGAAAGGAATGTGCAAAggtaacaataaaaaaacagaggACGGAAAATGAGAAACCTCCAGTGACTGCCAGTCGACATCTTCCCCTTCAGAGGCAAGAGGCCACTCTGTTCTCCAAGCAGTGGGAGAGCTCCGTGTGCAGAGGGAAGTCCCAGAGCCACGAGAGCACAGACTCAGGCTTCAGCGAGAGCGGGGACCACTACCCGAGCCCCTGCAGCCTTTTAACTGACCACAGTACCGAATCCACTACGGAGCATCCTGCAGACaccagcagcacacacacaacgtCAGGGCCAGGCCAGGCGGAGCAGGAACACACATGCATGGCCAGGGAGCAGAAAGCACTCGAGGAGCACATATCGAAGCTGATTTCAGAGAACacagctgttgtggaggacaaACAGCTGGAACACGTCAGGCCACGAAAGAGCGTTCTGTTCCAGCAGGGGAGCATTGACCTCCCCATGCCGTACACATACAAGGACTCCTTCCACTTTGATATGAGGATCAGTAAGGCTCCACATGTTGGGTTACACAGACACAAGAAGCCCAACTCCTACACCTCCGTGCCCACTCAGCGACCCACCACCGTGGGGCATGCCCCCCTCATCCGCAGCCACTCCCTCCCTTTCGGTGTGGCCCTCCGGCAGCCGGACAGGAGCAGCCCAACACCCTGCTGTCAGAATGACTATGTAAGAAGTGTCCGGAAGGAAAGCTCTGGCCGGACTCCGACAGCTTCTGTTCAGCCTGTGAGCCAGCATACACCCCCCCACCGCCCACTGGTCCGGCAGACAGCCGTAGACGGCAACCACGCAACAGACGCTCTTTTCACAAGTTCATCTGTGGAGGAGGCCGGCACCGGCAGTCTCAGCTGCGACGGTGACGGTGGTGACATTTGTGGAGAGCCAAGCAGCAGAAAGTTCCGGAGGAAAAAAGCACAGAAGTTTGCCTTCAACAAGTGGTACATGTATGGGGGGGGCACATTCAGGAAGCTTTACAGTGCTGACAGTACGGGTGGGGATGATAGCGTTATCAAAGGCAGGAGATGCTCCACAAA aagggccagggcccagaaccacatcctctctctcttctcctctttcattatCACCTCCTCCACCGGCAGCGCTCATTTTCCCATACGACTGAACAGGCaacacaaacaatga